The Humulus lupulus chromosome 4, drHumLupu1.1, whole genome shotgun sequence genome has a window encoding:
- the LOC133832895 gene encoding uncharacterized protein LOC133832895 has product MVQKTSEAVEKIQAIMLTSQSRQKSYADPKHKDMKFQVGDHVFLQVSPLPGVGRLALPPLMLGVHDVVHVFVLRKYVSDTTHVLKYEDLELQTDLSYEERPVHILDQKE; this is encoded by the exons atggttcagaagactagtgAAGCTGTTGAGAAGATCCAAGCTATAATGCTtacttcacagagtagacagaaaagctacgctgatcctaagcataagGACATgaagttccaagttggggaccacgtgtttctgcaagTTTCACCACTGCCTGGGGTggggag gttggctttgccaccaTTGAtgttgggagttcatgacgtagTCCATGTTTTTGTGCTTCGGaaatacgtctcagatacgacacatgtattgaagtatgaggacctGGAATTGCAGAccgatttgtcttatgaggagcgtcCGGTTCACATTTTAGACCAAaaggaataa